A single region of the Montipora capricornis isolate CH-2021 chromosome 13, ASM3666992v2, whole genome shotgun sequence genome encodes:
- the LOC138030342 gene encoding uncharacterized protein, translating into MAKFVVQAAYRNVQVHPCHCVLLGMKWRDQFYVDMILPFGLRSAPFIFNSIADMVEWILVNSNQILHLLHYLDDFTTAGPPRSLQCAQNLATAMEVCQWLGLPLHPGKCVGPSTVLAVLGIELDSYNQVARLPQEKLLAIKNLIGSWLPRKWCNSHELESLIGHLQSSVVVPVFGGLAWH; encoded by the coding sequence ATGGCCAAATTTGTTGTGCAGGCAGCTTATCGCAACGTGCAAGTTCACCCGTGCCATTGTGTTCTTCTGGGGATGAAGTGGCGTGACCAATTCTACGTGGACATGATTCTCCCCTTTGGCCTTCGATCAGCTCCTTTTATCTTCAACTCCATCGCTGACATGGTGGAGTGGATCCTCGTCAACTCCAACCAGATTCTACACCTCCTCCATTACCTGGACGACTTCACTACTGCAGGTCCCCCTCGGTCCCTTCAGTGCGCACAGAACTTAGCTACTGCTATGGAAGTCTGCCAATGGCTTGGTCTGCCTCTGCATCCTGGCAAGTGTGTGGGCCCCTCTACGGTGCTCGCTGTCCTGGGTATCGAGCTCGACTCCTACAACCAAGTGGCCCGTCTTCCGCAGGAGAAGCTATTAGCAATcaaaaatttgattggttcCTGGCTCCCTCGGAAGTGGTGCAACAGCCACGAGCTTGAATCCCTTATTGGTCACTTGCAATCTTCTGTGGTGGTACCAGTTTTTGGAGGATTAGCATGGCATTAG